The Oncorhynchus tshawytscha isolate Ot180627B linkage group LG12, Otsh_v2.0, whole genome shotgun sequence genome includes a window with the following:
- the LOC112263517 gene encoding FAS-associated death domain protein yields the protein MSTFNSILLKISGELVGDQLEKMKFLCNKEIGKNRLEKMTSGLQLFMVLMERNTLGPDNTVFLVSLLTDIGRLDLADKLTNCESQYAGSPNSLPNDEEQAKLDIATEMITNNIGMKWRTYGRKLGLPEAKLDHIAQKHPNNLEEQVVELLKEWRKKQKAEAKTDTLIKALRSCDQNCTADLIQTELEKLNTNGGQ from the exons ATGAGTACGTTTAACAGCATTTTGCTTAAGATTTCAGGTGAACTTGTTGGTGATCAATTGGAGAAAATGAAGTTCCTGTGTAATAAAGAAATAGGAAAAAATCGTCTTGAGAAGATGACCAGTGGCTTACAACTTTTCATGGTCCTAATGGAAAGAAATACACTTGGACCTGACAACACAGTATTTCTAGTTTCGCTTTTGACAGACATTGGTCGCCTAGATCTTGCGGACAAACTTACCAACTGTGAAAGCCAATATGCTGGATCACCGAATTCTCTTCCCAACGATGAGGAGCAAG CAAAACTTGACATCGCAACAGAAATGATCACTAACAACATTGGAATGAAGTGGCGAACATATGGTCGTAAACTTGGTCTGCCAGAGGCCAAACTGGACCATATCGCGCAGAAGCACCCAAACAACCTGGAAGAGCAAGTGGTGGAGCTTTTGAAGGAGTGGAGGAAAAAGCAGAAAGCTGAGGCCAAAACAGACACTTTGATAAAGGCCCTTCGCTCCTGTGATCAGAACTGCACTGCTGATCTGATACAGACAGAACTTGAAAAACTTAATACCAATGGTGGACAGTGA